One Chlamydiales bacterium genomic window, AGGGTATCAATCAATGGATCACAAGGGATGCTCCACCACTACCTGTACCTGATTTCCCCTCATTTTATATGAAGAAGAACCACCGTACTTATCATTTCAATATAGAATACAGCCCATGGAAAGATCACGAACTTCAAACTATATTGGTAGATTCGGAATTGTCAAACATACTCAAGTTTCTCTGCGATGAAGGTGCTATCCTAAGTTATACTCAACTTGGAAATTCACGTCATAAAAGTAAAGTGATTAGGATCCATCTATAACTGGAGATTCTAAAAAACGATTCAGTTTTCTACATCAACCTTCAATATAAAATTTTTTAAATCTATTTTGATGCCATAGACGATTTTTCTTAAGATTGAATTTTGTCGAAAATACGTAGGATAAGGCTTTCATAATCTATCAATTATGGGTTTAAGACTCCTCTTAAATCTATTTTCCTTATGATTTTCAGATAGAAGAATATTTTGTCTCCCTCTAGGATTTAGCCATGGTAAGGTAGACAAAAATGAGGAAAATTTAAAATTTATAGACGATCTATTATGGGAAGAAGAGAGTTTGATCGATCTCTTTTTATGAAAAAGATTCTCTTTAACTAAGTATTTAAAAGGAGACTCAATGACTTTTCAGATCATCTCTACGATGATTTTTTTCCTAGCTATTCTTCACACTTTTCTGACCCCTGCCTTATTGAGTTATTCCAGAAAGATTGCCAAACTGAAAGATATTTATCCTCAAAAATGGAACCTGTATCATTTTTTATCTGAAGTTCTCTATCTTTTGAGTGAAGTTGAGGTGGTCTTCGGCTTATGGCTATTTCCTCTCCTCATCGCTTTTACTTGGTTGAAAGGGTGGGATGAGACATTGCACTATCTCAATACTCGTCAGTATACTCATGCCATCTATATTACTGTTATCTTAGTTGTGATTGGCTCCCGTCCTATCATTACTTTTGCAGAAAATATTCTCGAATCAATTGCCCGCCTTGGTAAGGATTCACCAGCTGCATGGTGGTGGAGTATTTTGACAATAAGTCCATTGATCGGTGCGCTTATTAAAGAACCAGCCGCTATGGCTCTTTCAGCGATTCTTTTGAGTAAAAAATTTTATCCTTATGGACCAAGTCGAAATTTTTCCTATGCAACGCTAGGTTTGTTATTCGCCAATATTTCAGTGGGTGGAATGTTGACGAGCTTCTCTTCACGTGCCCTTTTTATTGTCGCAAACAAATGGGATTGGAGTTGGAGTTATATGTTTACAAGATTTGGGTGGAAGGGGATGTTAGGCATCTTCATCTCGACAAGTTTGTATTATCTTTTTTTTCGTCATGAGTTTAAAAGCAGAAGATTTCCAAAAATCCTTGTGCCATTGAAAAAAAAGGAGACTAGATCTACCCCTCTATGGATTACTCTAATCCATCTTTGTTTTCTTGTTCTGATTGTTATTACTGGGGAAATCACTCTAATTTTTCTCGGAATTTTTCTTCTTTTTTTAGGTTTTTGGAAAGCAACCACATTTTACCAAACCCCTCTTCATCTTCAATCAGCAGTGCTAGTGGGATTTTTCTTTGCAAGTCTGATCATCCATGGTGAGTTGCAATCATGGTGGATCATCCCTCTTATGCAAAATCTAAACTATTTTGGGGCAATGGGTGTGAGTTTTCTCCTTTCTGCTTTTATGGATAATGCAGTGATTAGTTATATCACTCTTGAACTTCCTAAATATGATGATCTCAAACATTATCTAGTGATTGTAGGAGCTATGTCGGCAGGTTCCCTTACTGTGATCGCAAATGCTCCCAATCCTGTGGGACATGCATTGCTTCGTGGATCATTTAATGGAAAAATTTCTTTTTTCTTTCTTTTTCTTGGAGGAGTGATGCCTGCGCTGATTTATTTGTTTTTATTTTGGATATTTCAATAATCAAAAAATGGGATTAAAAAAAACATCCCTTCTCATTGTCTTTTTTTTCTTCATTTTGATCTAAAATAATTATTGGCAAATATTCGAGAGGATTTTAAACTGATCCCTTTTTAATTAATGAGTTTCCTTAACTTCTAAATAGATCATGGTAGCAGAAAACCTTATTGAGGTCGGAAAGCAGAAAATTTGGACTGAAGTCGTTGGTTATCCCTCTGATTGTCCTATTCTTCTCATGACTGGTGCGGGGTCACATGCCCATTTTTGGAGCGATTTTTTCTGTGAATTTTTTCTTAAAGCGGGATTCTATCTGATTCGCTATGACCATCGTGATACAGGACTTTCTGATCCAAGTGAAGATGGCTATGAACTTCGAGATCTTGTAGAAGATGCCATTGGGATTCTGAATCATTACAATATTTCCTCAGCTCATGTGATTGGACACTCAATGGGAGGGTACATAGGTCAGCTCATGGCTTTTTTATATCCTGATCGTATGAAAAGTCTGACTGTCATCGCCACAGGTCCGGTAGGGGAAACGGAGACGATTATCAAACCGCATACAAGGGAAGAACAAGAGGTCATACATACAACCTGTCTTGCTATGATCAGAAATCGTCCAACAAGTAATTTTGAAGAGAGTTATGAGGGTTTTCGGACTGTCTGGGAGCGTCTAAATGGGACTGCACCTCTTGATGAGGAGCTCGCGCGAGCCTACACTGAAGAGATGTTTACTCGTTCTAAATACCCATTGGGTGCGAATCATCATCATGTGAAAGTGATGCAGAAGATTGCTGAAACTTTAAAAGAGCGTAGGGAAATCTTTTCCTCCATTACCCTTCCAACTTTGATCATTCATGGTGAAGAGGATTATCTTGTTTTGGTGGAACGAGGAGGAAAAGCGCTAAAAGAAAAGCTTCCCCATGCGAAATGGGCTTTGATTCCAAAAATGGGTCATATGTTTTTTAATTATTCCATTCAAGAACTTCTTTCCAAAGGAATTATTTCTTTTCTACAAGGCATCAATTAGAGCCACTAATCTGCATTTGAAGTTTTACCATTCTTTTAGATGGAATTGAACATTCTTCCCTCTCTAATTTGCTGCCAACCAGCTCCAACACAGATACGAATGGCACCAGATTTAATCGCTGCCTCAGCTTGATTCATTACTTTTTTTCCATTAAAGGAAGTGGTTGCGTCTGAGTTTGATAATGAGATGATTGAGCACAATAAACACAATCTTCAGAATATCTCCCTGTTTTATAGGAAATAAGCTGGCAAAGCTGAACCCGATGGTGGTTCTGGTGGATACAATGTGCTTTTGAAAGCAGAGTCATGAGAGGTCTGTGATAGATTTTGTAAATTTTTTGCATAAAAGCCATTTTTATCACGAAAATTCCTTTAAACTTAGGGGATTTTTCTACAAGTAATCTATTTTTTAGTTGTATTCTACCTATCATTTAGGTGATTTTATTGGATAATCGGTAGAAAACTAGTTAGAAAAGAGGTGAATGTTGCTAAGAGGATTGTTTGGAAGTAAGAGTATTGAAAGAATTTTGCTTTTTTTGCTAGACAATGAACGAGCTTATGCTAGCCAATTACATCGAATACTCCAGACTCCTTTAACCCCCTTGCAAAAGGGTTTAAATCGTCTTGAAAGGGAGGGGATTCTTAAAAGCAGTTATGATGGGAAGATTCGCTACTATAGTTTTAATCCTGAATATTTTCTTCTTGATGAATTAGAAGCGCTTCTCAAAAAAGTCTATATTAAACTCTCTCCTTCTGAGAAAAAAAAATACTATTATGTGCGCTATATTCCTCAACC contains:
- a CDS encoding putative Na+/H+ antiporter, with the translated sequence MTFQIISTMIFFLAILHTFLTPALLSYSRKIAKLKDIYPQKWNLYHFLSEVLYLLSEVEVVFGLWLFPLLIAFTWLKGWDETLHYLNTRQYTHAIYITVILVVIGSRPIITFAENILESIARLGKDSPAAWWWSILTISPLIGALIKEPAAMALSAILLSKKFYPYGPSRNFSYATLGLLFANISVGGMLTSFSSRALFIVANKWDWSWSYMFTRFGWKGMLGIFISTSLYYLFFRHEFKSRRFPKILVPLKKKETRSTPLWITLIHLCFLVLIVITGEITLIFLGIFLLFLGFWKATTFYQTPLHLQSAVLVGFFFASLIIHGELQSWWIIPLMQNLNYFGAMGVSFLLSAFMDNAVISYITLELPKYDDLKHYLVIVGAMSAGSLTVIANAPNPVGHALLRGSFNGKISFFFLFLGGVMPALIYLFLFWIFQ
- a CDS encoding alpha/beta hydrolase, with the translated sequence MVAENLIEVGKQKIWTEVVGYPSDCPILLMTGAGSHAHFWSDFFCEFFLKAGFYLIRYDHRDTGLSDPSEDGYELRDLVEDAIGILNHYNISSAHVIGHSMGGYIGQLMAFLYPDRMKSLTVIATGPVGETETIIKPHTREEQEVIHTTCLAMIRNRPTSNFEESYEGFRTVWERLNGTAPLDEELARAYTEEMFTRSKYPLGANHHHVKVMQKIAETLKERREIFSSITLPTLIIHGEEDYLVLVERGGKALKEKLPHAKWALIPKMGHMFFNYSIQELLSKGIISFLQGIN